One genomic window of Ottowia oryzae includes the following:
- the hemH gene encoding ferrochelatase, which yields MRFRPEPEAAQAAGGRTGVLLCNLGTPDAATPAATRKYLAEFLSDPRVVEIPPALWKLILYAFILPTRPRQSAEKYRSVWLPEGSPLMVYSRRQATMLRGYLGERGHSVSVRLAMRYGNPSIASQLDALRAEGCTRILVVPLYPQYSGTTTASVVDAVVQWAGKARHVPEFRFINRYHDDPGYIGALARSVQQHWQAHGRPDKLVMSFHGVPERTRQLGDPYHDECQATARLLAQRLALKGDEWVITFQSRFGKAKWLEPATATVLEQLGRQGVPRVDVICPGFPADCLETLEEIAMEGRDSFKAAGGKEFHYIPALNDSPVWMAALADLVQQHLQGWPTRAEREDATAR from the coding sequence ATGCGTTTTCGTCCTGAACCCGAGGCGGCCCAAGCGGCCGGCGGCCGCACCGGCGTGCTGTTGTGCAACCTGGGCACACCTGATGCCGCCACCCCCGCCGCCACCCGCAAGTACCTCGCCGAGTTTCTGAGCGACCCGCGCGTAGTGGAAATTCCGCCCGCGCTGTGGAAGCTGATCCTCTACGCCTTCATCCTGCCGACCCGCCCGCGCCAATCGGCCGAGAAATACCGCAGCGTGTGGTTGCCTGAAGGGTCGCCGCTGATGGTGTACAGCCGCAGGCAGGCCACGATGCTGCGTGGCTACCTTGGCGAGCGCGGCCACAGCGTCAGCGTGCGGCTGGCCATGCGCTACGGCAATCCGTCGATCGCGTCGCAACTGGACGCTTTGCGCGCCGAGGGCTGCACCCGCATCCTGGTCGTGCCGCTGTACCCGCAATACTCTGGCACTACCACGGCCAGCGTGGTGGATGCCGTCGTGCAGTGGGCGGGCAAGGCGCGGCACGTGCCAGAGTTTCGATTCATCAACCGCTACCACGACGACCCAGGCTACATCGGCGCACTGGCGCGCAGCGTGCAGCAGCATTGGCAGGCCCACGGGCGGCCAGACAAGCTGGTGATGAGCTTTCATGGCGTGCCCGAGCGCACGCGCCAGCTGGGCGACCCCTACCACGACGAATGCCAAGCTACCGCGCGCCTGCTGGCCCAGCGCCTGGCGCTCAAGGGGGATGAATGGGTGATCACCTTCCAGTCTCGCTTTGGCAAGGCCAAGTGGCTGGAGCCGGCCACCGCCACGGTGCTTGAGCAGCTGGGCCGCCAGGGCGTGCCCCGTGTCGATGTGATCTGCCCCGGCTTTCCAGCGGACTGCCTGGAGACCCTGGAAGAAATCGCCATGGAAGGGCGCGACAGCTTCAAGGCTGCGGGCGGCAAGGAATTTCACTACATCCCCGCGCTGAACGACAGCCCGGTGTGGATGGCGGCCCTGGCCGATCTGGTGCAGCAGCATCTGCAAGGCTGGCCGAC
- a CDS encoding HAD family hydrolase, whose translation MSAPTLDMGRVRAITLDLDDTLWPVWPTIERAEKAMRSWLSHRAPVAARLSGDTQIQRRLRDAAVADHPAIAHHLGDLRREALRRLLVESAEDPALAEPAYRVFFDARQQVDLYPDALTALEALSARFPIVALSNGNADVHRVGIGHFFRAAVNPAITGFSKPDARIFAAAAAQAGVSPAQVLHIGDDAQLDGAGALAAGMQTVWINRRDERWPAELPTAPHAEVASLTALCALLR comes from the coding sequence ATGAGCGCGCCCACGCTGGACATGGGCCGCGTGCGCGCCATCACCCTGGACTTGGACGACACGCTGTGGCCCGTGTGGCCCACCATCGAGCGCGCCGAAAAAGCCATGCGCAGCTGGCTTTCGCACCGCGCGCCCGTCGCCGCACGCCTGTCGGGCGATACGCAGATTCAGCGCCGCCTGCGCGACGCCGCCGTGGCCGACCATCCCGCCATCGCCCACCACCTGGGCGATTTGCGGCGCGAAGCGCTGAGGCGCCTGCTGGTTGAATCGGCCGAAGACCCGGCGCTGGCCGAGCCGGCGTACCGCGTCTTCTTCGACGCGCGGCAGCAGGTGGATCTGTACCCCGACGCGCTGACCGCGCTAGAAGCGCTGAGCGCACGATTTCCCATCGTCGCGCTGTCCAACGGCAACGCCGACGTGCACCGCGTGGGCATCGGCCACTTCTTTCGCGCGGCGGTGAACCCGGCGATCACCGGCTTCAGCAAGCCCGACGCACGCATCTTTGCAGCAGCCGCCGCCCAGGCTGGCGTGTCGCCCGCGCAGGTGCTGCACATTGGCGATGACGCTCAGCTCGACGGCGCGGGCGCCCTCGCCGCCGGGATGCAGACGGTCTGGATCAACCGCCGCGACGAACGCTGGCCCGCTGAGCTGCCCACCGCGCCCCACGCCGAGGTGGCCAGCCTGACGGCGCTGTGCGCGCTGCTGCGCTGA
- a CDS encoding TRAP transporter small permease subunit, with protein MLPLLIRFARAVDWTTRQLGKLASWAVLLAALISAGNAFIRYGLDMSSNAWLEIQWYLFAATVMLGAPVVLSLNEHVRVDIIYGKLKRNGPVYVDLFGLVFFLLPVMGLMFWLTWPFFWGMYQTGEVSGSIGGLIRWPAALLLPLGFGMMFLQGVAEIIKRVAHLTGLHTMDTHYEKPLQ; from the coding sequence ATGCTGCCTCTACTCATCCGCTTCGCGCGCGCGGTCGACTGGACGACCCGCCAGCTCGGCAAGCTGGCTTCGTGGGCCGTTTTGCTGGCAGCACTGATTTCGGCCGGCAACGCGTTCATACGCTATGGGCTGGACATGAGCTCCAACGCCTGGCTCGAGATTCAGTGGTACCTGTTCGCGGCCACCGTGATGCTGGGCGCGCCCGTGGTACTCAGCCTGAATGAGCACGTGCGGGTGGACATCATCTACGGCAAGCTCAAGCGCAATGGGCCGGTGTATGTCGATCTGTTCGGCCTGGTGTTTTTCTTACTGCCGGTGATGGGGCTGATGTTCTGGCTGACTTGGCCGTTCTTCTGGGGCATGTACCAGACGGGCGAGGTGTCGGGCAGCATCGGCGGCCTGATCCGCTGGCCGGCGGCGCTGTTGCTGCCGCTGGGCTTCGGGATGATGTTCCTCCAGGGGGTCGCGGAAATCATCAAGCGTGTGGCGCACCTGACGGGCCTGCACACGATGGATACGCACTACGAAAAGCCGCTGCAGTAA